The Fibrobacter sp. UWB16 genomic interval TTCCATTCTCTTCAAAAGGCACAACGCCAATCGGCATCGTCTGGAATACCGAAATACCCACATCTACAGCAATCGTATCAATCGCCGCAAACGCAGGCACCGCAAGCGCCATCGCCACAAACACAAAAAGCAATTTTATTTTATTCATAGTTATTTTCTAGTTCGGCGTAAAGTTAAACTGCAACACAAGACTTGAACCCTTGTACGTCGGCGGGAGTTCCGGCAACTTCGAAATTTTCACCGCACGCATCGACAAGTGGTCCCACGCACTGTTCGACGAAGACCGTTTGAGGAACACGCTAGTAATCGCACCCGAGCGTTCCACCGAGAACTGCACCGTCGTCTTTGCATCACGATCAATCGTCAGTCCGTTCGGCGGGTTGAAATTGCTCATGATTTTTGCCTTTGCGCGTTCCAGGAACACCTGCATCAGCGGGTCCATATCAATCGGATTGACCGCCTTGAGGCTCGGCAATTCAAACGACTTTTGCAAGTTCAAATCATCAATATCAAAGTCGTCATCATCCTTCGGCTTTTTCGCAGGCTTCTTTTCGACGTTCTTCTTTTCTACCGTTTTCTTCGCGACCTTTTCGACCGGTTTTTCAACAGGCTTCTCGACCGGCTTCGGCTTTTCGACCTTTTCTTCCGGCTTCTTTTCTTCGGACTTGGGTTCCGGCACAGGCACAGGTTCCGGCGTATCGGGCTTAACTTCGGGAGCAGGCTCTTCGGGAACTTGCGGAGCTTCCGGCTCAAGCGTTTTTACAGGAGTCGGCTCTGGAGCGGGTTCCGGTTCAGGGGCTGTTTCTGGCACCGGTTCGGGCGGTTGCGGAGGCGGCGGTTCCACCTTCGGCGCTTGCTGCGGTTCTGGTTCCGGCTTCGGGGCGTGTGCCACCGGCTGCTTTACCGGTTCATCGACTTGCACCATCTCGAACACGGGAATTTCTTCGGCAGGCTTGCTCAAATCAATATTGTGCAAACCAATCAAAGTCCCGACAACCGCCAAATGAAACACGACAGCACACACGATGATCTTGAGCAAAGATCCATCGTTTTCCGTCTCGAAATATTGGATATGGTCCCTATTTCTTTTCATTTACCAGTTCGTCTTTTGGGGTCATTGTCAAGAAACCGAGCTTCGTTACACCGAGCTTTTGCACCTGCGTCACCACCTTCATCACAAAGCCGTAACTTACAGCTTCGTCCGAATTGATGACCACAGCCATTTCGCCATTCCACAGCGACTTGAAAATGCTCTCGAAACTTTCCATATCCACCTGCATATCGGCGATGAAAATTTCGAGGTTCTTGGTGATGGAAACTTTCAATAGTTTCTGCTGTTCCATCGTCGGAGCCTTGACCTGCGGGAGATTGACCTTCACGCCCTGGCTCATCAACGGTGCACACAAAATAAACACAATCAAGATTGCGAACACGATGTCAATCATGTTCGTGAGGTTAAGTTCCTGCTTTAAGTCCTTACGGCGGCTGCGTTTCACGCTTCCTCCTCGGCAACTCCTTCAACAGCGAGCATGTCCCCTCTCTTGAACAAACTCAATACTTGCGATCCAAAGTTGTAATAAGAAGTTTCGTTACTTCCATTTTTAGAGGTAAAGTAATTGTACCCGGCAGAGGCAGGGATAGCCACAACAAGGCCAGCCACCGTGGTGATAAGCGCCATAGCGATACCCGGAGCGACAACAGTCAAATCCGCAGAACCATGATGACCAATCTGGAAGAACGCAATCATGATGCCCCAAACCGTACCGAGCAAGCCAAAGAACGGAGCCAAGTTAGAGCTCGTGGCAAGGAAAGTCAAATAGCGGTCCTCACCCATGCGGATTCCTTCAATCGAACGCTGGATAGCATCTTCGAGTAAGGAGGAACGATGCTGAATAGATTCGTAAGTTACTTTACCCTTGAACTTGGATACTTCGTTCAAGACCTCGACGCTCAACAGGCGGAGTGCGCTATCGCTAGAGACGGTACAAAGTTTTTGGAGTTCAGAGAAATGCTTGAGCTTGCAGAAATCCTTAAAGAACTTGGCATTGGCACGCAAATTCGATTTATGCTTAAAGAACTTCACGATGATGATGCCCCAGGAACCCAGCGACATAAAAGCGAGAATCCCGAGAATAATCATGGTTACAATATCGGACTGCGTGATCATCTGCAGTATAGGTACAGTATTGTTCAAGACAACCTCCAAAAAAATTTTACAAAAATATACGTACTATATTATAATACAAAAAAACATAACCCAAAGTAAACAGAAAACGTTTAACAACACTTTTTTTGACAAATGCTGCAAAACTACTTCTTTGCATGATATTTTTTGTATATTAAAAGCACAAAACAATGTAATGGATTTTTAATTCCAAGGAGAAAACAATGAAAAAACTCATCGCATGTTTCGCTCTTGCAGCACTTTTCGCTGGCTGCTCAAGCAACCCGCCGCAGACCCCGCAAGAAAAGCAAGCTAGCCTCCTCATCGAAATGCAGATGCAGAAGAAGAGCTACCTCAAGCAGCACATTCCGGCTGGCATCGGCATCGGCGAATCCGCAGATGAACAGATTGCTTACGAAAAGGCCGACCAGAACGCTCGCGTAGACCTCGCCAAGTCTATCGATGCTCAAACCAAGGCTCTTGTCAAGAACTTCAAGGAAGATGTGAGCGACGAAATTGCCGAACACTTCCAGAGCACGTCCAAGACCTCTGTGAACCAGCGCCTCAATGGTGCAACGCTCAACGACGTCAAGGTTGAAACCACAGCCGATGGCAAGTTCAAGGTTTACGGCGTGATGACGCTCGACTCTGACCTCGTCTCCGAATACATCAAGATGCTCGAACAGCAAGAAAAGAAGGAAGAAGCTGAAAAGATTCGCGCCGCTGCTGAAAAGGCTTACGCCGAACTTGATGAAATGGAATAATCTTCCATCTTAAATTTCAAGCAAAAAGACATTGGCTAAGCCAATGTTTTTTTTTCAAGACTTCACTGGATTCCTCGCTACGCTCGGAATGACGATGCTCCGTCATCCTGAGGGGCTTCGCCCCGAAGGATCCAGTCAAATTTTATTTAGCGGTGTTCGTTCGTCGTGGGCTCCATGCCTCGGAAGAACGCGAGCCCATCAAAAACATCCTTAAGCGCCTGCACAGTCGCCCCAATCATATAAAGACTACCTGTAATGAGCACCGGCGAACCGTCCGTGACGCTCGCACAAACTTCATTGAGATACTCAAGGGAAAACTCGCCCGCACTCGCGACATGCAGTCCAAGCTTTTCAAGCTCGCCCTGCAAATCAATGAGTTCGCGGAATCGCGGATACGGCGTACGCGTGATATGCCAAGCGCTCACGTGCGGCGCCATGAGCTTGAGCATCTCGCCCACATCCTTGTCGCGGAGCGCTCCAAACACGCAATGGAACTTCTGATTCGGGTAATACTTATCAAGCGTCTCGACCAGACGGCGGACTGCATGGGAATTGTGCGCACCATCTAGAATAAACTTTGTCACGCCGTTTGCATCGATAAGCTTTTGCATACGGCCCGCCCAGGAGCGCGTCGCAAGAGTCTTAAGTGCAAGCGCATCATCGTACACACTCGGATTTGTCATTCCCGCGAAAGCGGGAATCTCCTTATCACTGTTCGATATACGTTGTAAAAATAATTCCGCAGCCTTAAGCGAAAGGCTTGCGTTTTCAATGTAATGTTGTCCTAAATTCGGGAGTTCAATATCGTTACGGATTTCGGGAACAACGCACAAGCATCCGTGCGAAGCCGCAAAAATTTTGGCTTCAGCAATCAAAGCATCATTCAAGCCACCCAAGACAAAAGTCTTGCTATGACCATTCGAAAGAATACTTTGTGCGGAACCCGCCACACCCATTTTTTCCTTGAGGATTGCAGATTCCGTGCTACCGAGAACTTCCGTGTGCTCCAGCCCGATGCTCGTAAGCACAATCAATTCGCCATCGGCAACGGCAGTGCTGTCCAAGCGACCGCCCATGCCCGCTTCCAAGACCGCAACATCGATGTTCTGTTCTGCGTAATAGAGGAATGCGACAATCGTCAGCACTTCAAAAAACGTCGGTTCCACTTGCGTTTCTTCGGCAGCGGCCTTGACCTGCATAATCAAACGGTCAAGAGATTCATCGTCAATCGGCAAATCGTTCACACGGATGCGTTCACGCATGCTCACCAAGTGCGGGCTCGTATAAAGCCCCGTCTTGAGGCCGTGCGCCTGCAAAACACCCGACAAGTAATAGCTCGTCGAGCCCTTGCCGTTCGTGCCAACAACATGAATCGTCTTAAACTTTTTTTGAGGATTTCCGAGAGCTTCGCAAAGTTTACGGGTAGAAGCAAGACCCGGCATCATCCCGAATATGAGGCGGGAATTCAAATATTCCAATCCGTTCTGAATCATGATCTATAATATAGAAAAGACGAGAGTTTAGTGGTTGGTGGTTAGTGGTTGGTGGTTAGGAACAGTGAGCTACGAGCAACGAGCGATGAGACTTGAGTGATGTAGACTCTGTCACTCTGGAGGCTTGTAAAGCCGATAGAGTCCATAAACGCAGTGGATCCTATCGCGTCGGCTACGCCTGGCTCCAGGATGACAATTTACTATCCCCTGATACCAGTAACCTGCTCCCTGACACCTACATAATTGATTACATTTTACGTGCTTTAATTTTAAATCAAGGGTTAATTATATGAAAGTTTCAGCAAGCGCTGTCGCTTTGATTCTTTGCGTTTTCGCAACTTTTTCGTTTGCGAAAGTCGATCCCGAGGCATCACCTCGTCACTACAACTACCGCGATGCAGGCAAGCAGATGAGGCGCATCTACTACGGCGAACTTCAGGAAACCATCTACTGCGGTTGCCGCTATCTCGACAAAAAACACGTGGACTTTAGCACCTGCAACTACAAGCCGCGTGAAAACCCCAACCGCAAAAGCCTTGATCGCACCAAGCGCATCGAGTGGGAACACATCGTGACCGCCCACAACATGGGGCAACACCTCCCCTGCTGGCGTGACGGCGGCCGCAAGAACTGCAGCGCAAACGACACCACATTCAAGATCATGGAAGGCGACCTCCACAACCTCTACCCCGCCATTGGCGAAGTGAACGGAGACCGCAGCAACTTCATGTTCAGCCAGTGGACGAACAACCCGGTCCCCATGTACGGCGAGTGCGAAACTATCGTCGATTTCAAGGACAAGAAGGTCCAACCCCGCAAAGAAGTCCGAGGCTTAATCGCCCGCGTGCATTTCTACATGGAAAAGACCTACAACATCAACCTCTCCAAGCAAGACCGCAAACTTTTCGAAGCCTGGGACAAAATGTACCCCGTCACCGAGCGCGAATGCGAGCGCGACCGCCGCATTTTCAAGGTCCAGGGTGACCACAACCCCTTCGTCTTCGAGAAATGCCTAGATTCTGTTGACAAGTAGTGAACATTTGACTAAATTTGAAGTCCAAATCTCGCATGTCGTGCCAAGCTCTGCCAACTTGCGAGCGTAACCAAAGAGCTTCCTCAAAGAGGTAAATATGTCCTCCTTCCGCGGACCTAAAGGTAAAGTAGCACGCTCTCTCGGCGTTGCCGTTTCTCAGAAGACTCAAAAGGCTCTCGACCGCCGCAACTTCGCACCTGGCCAGCATGGTCAGACCCGCAAGAAGTCTGCTTCCGTTTACAAGCAGCAGTTGGTCGAAAAGCAGCGTCTTCGTTTCACCTACAACATTTCCGAAGCTCAGCTTGCCAAGGCATACAAGGAAGCTAACCGTCGTGAAGGTTCTGCAGGTGATAACCTGATGATCTTGCTCGAAACTCGTCTTGACGCAGTTGTCTACCGCATGGGTTTTGCCCGTACGATCTTCGCTGCTCGTCAGTACGTTGCACACGGTCACTTCACTGTGAACGGTGTTCGTAGCTTCTCTCCGAGCCGCCTCATCAAGGCTGGCGACGTGATCGCTGTTCGTGAACAGTCCAAGGAACACGTGCAGATCAAGGAAGCAATCGCTTCTGCAGCTGCCGCTCCGGAATACTTGTCTGTCGATCTCGGCAAGATGCAGGGTACTCTCGTGAAGCTTCCGCTCCGCGACCAGATCCCGGTCAAGCTCGAAGAACAGCTCGTCGTGGAATACTACTCCAGGTAGTAAGCCGCTTAGAGCCAACAAGACTCAAGCTTTTAAAGACGCTCGCAGAAATGCGGGCGTTTTTTTATTTTATTATAAAAGCAAGTTTTTCTTCGTAAGACAAATCATTTATAGACTTGCCAACTTTTTGGGCATATGCGACAAGCGCACGATGATCATACCTACAAGATGGAGCATCTTTATAAGGATTCGGGAAACCCAAATATTCGCTTTGAATATCCGCTAAATTCATGGTCTTTTTTTCAATTCCACTCATAAGTGTAATTCTCCAAAAGCTTTTGGGCAGCACTAGGTTCTATCAAAAAATGATACGGATGAAGAATACCAACGAAAGAACATCCGAGAAACTCAATATAGTGATTCAAAAGCTCCCTATTAAGAGCAAAACCGTAAACAAATCCATCAAAGCCACATTTAAAAGACATATCTACAGCAATAGCAAAAAGATGACCTCCGACACCACTATACTTTTTCTTTCCAAATAAATATATGTTATTTCTAGGCGCCGTACAAGCCCAATGCAAATACACGGCTCGAATATCAGAATCCTTTTTTAGCGCAATAAGTCCCTGTACTTCATTATTTCTCTTTAAAGCAAGAGCAAACACATCAACATTTAAAGGGACTTTAACCCAATCAATTCCCCAACCATTGGACGAATTATATTTTCTAAGAACAGAACGACTTTCTATTTTAAAAACGAAAGTTTCTTCAATTGATCCGGTTTCCAAATCCTTGAGGCAAGGAACCATTTCATCTAGCCATATATCAACGCAGCCATTTAATACATCATTCATTTTTTTCTCCTTCCCCGTCTACACGCTTGAAAAAACGGGATTAATCATTTTTTATGAATATAGAATTGTAAAATGTCAAATCATGACATTTTCAATTTTATTCAAATTTTGTTTTCGCAAATGCCACAATTTTCCAAGCCGTCCAAGAAACACTCGCAACACTTTTAAATTATTTCATCTACAAAACAGGACGGGAGCCCAATACATTTCTATTTTAGATGCCATGAGAAACATTTTTGAAGAAATTGGTAAGACTCCCGCCGAAATCGAGGCAAAACTCAACAAGGCTTTCACGCAACTGTTCGAAGGCGACCGCGAAAACGAACGCATTTGCTTTGACAAAGGCAATGACATGGCGTACATCGTGGATATCGGCCACAACGACATCCGCTCCGAAGGCATGAGCTACGGCATGACGGTTGCCGCACTCCTCGGCAAGCAGGACCTTTTCGACAAGCTCTGGAAATTCGCCAAGACGC includes:
- a CDS encoding energy transducer TonB, which produces MKRNRDHIQYFETENDGSLLKIIVCAVVFHLAVVGTLIGLHNIDLSKPAEEIPVFEMVQVDEPVKQPVAHAPKPEPEPQQAPKVEPPPPQPPEPVPETAPEPEPAPEPTPVKTLEPEAPQVPEEPAPEVKPDTPEPVPVPEPKSEEKKPEEKVEKPKPVEKPVEKPVEKVAKKTVEKKNVEKKPAKKPKDDDDFDIDDLNLQKSFELPSLKAVNPIDMDPLMQVFLERAKAKIMSNFNPPNGLTIDRDAKTTVQFSVERSGAITSVFLKRSSSNSAWDHLSMRAVKISKLPELPPTYKGSSLVLQFNFTPN
- a CDS encoding biopolymer transporter ExbD, whose protein sequence is MKRSRRKDLKQELNLTNMIDIVFAILIVFILCAPLMSQGVKVNLPQVKAPTMEQQKLLKVSITKNLEIFIADMQVDMESFESIFKSLWNGEMAVVINSDEAVSYGFVMKVVTQVQKLGVTKLGFLTMTPKDELVNEKK
- a CDS encoding MotA/TolQ/ExbB proton channel family protein; amino-acid sequence: MNNTVPILQMITQSDIVTMIILGILAFMSLGSWGIIIVKFFKHKSNLRANAKFFKDFCKLKHFSELQKLCTVSSDSALRLLSVEVLNEVSKFKGKVTYESIQHRSSLLEDAIQRSIEGIRMGEDRYLTFLATSSNLAPFFGLLGTVWGIMIAFFQIGHHGSADLTVVAPGIAMALITTVAGLVVAIPASAGYNYFTSKNGSNETSYYNFGSQVLSLFKRGDMLAVEGVAEEEA
- a CDS encoding LPP20 family lipoprotein; amino-acid sequence: MKKLIACFALAALFAGCSSNPPQTPQEKQASLLIEMQMQKKSYLKQHIPAGIGIGESADEQIAYEKADQNARVDLAKSIDAQTKALVKNFKEDVSDEIAEHFQSTSKTSVNQRLNGATLNDVKVETTADGKFKVYGVMTLDSDLVSEYIKMLEQQEKKEEAEKIRAAAEKAYAELDEME
- a CDS encoding folylpolyglutamate synthase/dihydrofolate synthase family protein, which gives rise to MIQNGLEYLNSRLIFGMMPGLASTRKLCEALGNPQKKFKTIHVVGTNGKGSTSYYLSGVLQAHGLKTGLYTSPHLVSMRERIRVNDLPIDDESLDRLIMQVKAAAEETQVEPTFFEVLTIVAFLYYAEQNIDVAVLEAGMGGRLDSTAVADGELIVLTSIGLEHTEVLGSTESAILKEKMGVAGSAQSILSNGHSKTFVLGGLNDALIAEAKIFAASHGCLCVVPEIRNDIELPNLGQHYIENASLSLKAAELFLQRISNSDKEIPAFAGMTNPSVYDDALALKTLATRSWAGRMQKLIDANGVTKFILDGAHNSHAVRRLVETLDKYYPNQKFHCVFGALRDKDVGEMLKLMAPHVSAWHITRTPYPRFRELIDLQGELEKLGLHVASAGEFSLEYLNEVCASVTDGSPVLITGSLYMIGATVQALKDVFDGLAFFRGMEPTTNEHR
- a CDS encoding endonuclease, translating into MKVSASAVALILCVFATFSFAKVDPEASPRHYNYRDAGKQMRRIYYGELQETIYCGCRYLDKKHVDFSTCNYKPRENPNRKSLDRTKRIEWEHIVTAHNMGQHLPCWRDGGRKNCSANDTTFKIMEGDLHNLYPAIGEVNGDRSNFMFSQWTNNPVPMYGECETIVDFKDKKVQPRKEVRGLIARVHFYMEKTYNINLSKQDRKLFEAWDKMYPVTERECERDRRIFKVQGDHNPFVFEKCLDSVDK
- the rpsD gene encoding 30S ribosomal protein S4, with translation MSSFRGPKGKVARSLGVAVSQKTQKALDRRNFAPGQHGQTRKKSASVYKQQLVEKQRLRFTYNISEAQLAKAYKEANRREGSAGDNLMILLETRLDAVVYRMGFARTIFAARQYVAHGHFTVNGVRSFSPSRLIKAGDVIAVREQSKEHVQIKEAIASAAAAPEYLSVDLGKMQGTLVKLPLRDQIPVKLEEQLVVEYYSR